The following is a genomic window from Bacteroidota bacterium.
GCTAAACCGGGTACACCACCTCCGGGAAATACACCTCCTAAACCGGTTGATCCAAAGAAGAAGTAATTAAATTTGTAAAGGAAATTTGAAATGAATGCATATATAATTGCCGCTCATCGAACAGCAGTAGGTAAAGCTCCTAAAGGCGTTTTCAAAAATACCAGACCGGATGATCTGGCTGTAGCAGTTATTAAACATCTGCTAACAGTCGTACCTCAACTCGATAAAGAACAAATTGATGATGTGATCGTAGGGAATGCAACACCGGAAGCTGAGCAAGGATTGAATATCGGAAGAATGATCTCATTGATGGGACTTGATACAGTTAAGGTTCCCGGAATGACTGTGAACAGATATTGTGCATCAGGATTAGAAACAATTGCAATTGCTTCTGCAAAGATCCATGCCGGCATGGCTGATTGTATTATTGCAGGCGGTGTTGAATGCATGTCACCTATACCTTTTGGCGGATGGAAAATTGTTCCTAACCTAAAATATGTTCAGGAGAAGCCGGATTATTATTGGGGAATGGGCCTGACTGCTGAAGCAGTTGCAAAAGAATATAAAGTCTCAAGAGAAGATCAGGATAAGTTCGGATTGGAATCTAATATGAAAGCAGTTGCTGCTATCAAAGATGGAAAATTCAAAGATGAAATAGTGCCCTTCAATGTTCAGGAGATTTATCTTGATGAAAAAGAAAAACGAAAAGTCCGTGAATTTATAGTTGATACTGATGAAGGTCCACGCGGAGATTCTACTCTTGAAAAAATGGCAACACTTAAACCTGTGTTTGATGCAAGGGGATCTGTTACAGCCGGGAATTCTTCGCAGACTTCAGATGGAGCTGCATTTGTCATAATCGTCAGTGAAAGAATGTTGAAGCAATTGAATGTTAAACCAATTGCACGTCTTGTAGATTATGCTGTGGCAGGAGTAGAGCCACGGGTAATGGGCATCGGACCGATAGAGGCAATTCCTAAAGTGCTTAAACACGCAGGAATGAAATTGAAAGACATTCAGCTGATCGAATTGAATGAAGCATTTGCATCGCAATCGCTTGCAGTAATGCGTACACTGGAAATTGACCAGTCGATCGTCAATGTAAATGGTGGAGCAATCGCCCTCGGACATCCATTGGGATGCAGCGGTGCGAAATTATCTGTTCAACTTTTTAATGAGATGCGACGTAGAAAGCAGAAATATGGTTTGGTCACAATGTGTGTTGGGACCGGACAGGGTGCTGCAGGCATTTACGAGTTATTATAATATTACTGAAAAATCTATAAAAGAATACAAATGTTAGATACAAAAAAATCGACAAAAGGTGGAGAATTCCTTATCAAGGAAACATTAGCGGGTGATGTTTTCATTCCTGAGCAGTGGACTGAAGAACAATTGATGATTGCTCAAACTTGTCAGGATTTTTTGGAAGCGGAAGTTTATCCTAATCTTGATCGAATTGATGCGCAGGAGGAAGGATTGATGCAATCTATTCTCGACAAAGCAGGAGAACTTGGTTTGCTTGGTATTTCTATCCCTGAGCAATATGGCGGATTCGGAAAAGATTTTACAACAGGAATGTTGGCTACAGAAGTTTTAGGTGCCGGTCATTCTTTTTCTGTTGCTTATGCTGCTCATACCGGAATCGGCACATTGCCAATTTTGTATTATGGAAATGAAGCACAAAAAAGTAAATACATTCCGAAGTTATCCAGCGGAGAATGGAAGGCTGCTTATTGTCTGACAGAGCCAAGTAGTGGTTCAGATGCCAATTCAGGAAAAACGAAAGCTGTGTTATCTGCGGATGGAAAAAATTATATTATCAACGGACAAAAAATGTGGATCACCAATGGTGGTTTTGCAGATGTGTATATTGTCTTTGCAAAAATTGATTCAGATGAAAATCTTTCTGCATTTATTGTTGAGAAAAAATTCCCTGGTATCACCCTGAATCCTGAAGAACATAAAATGGGAATCAAAGGGAGCAGTACTCGTCAGGTATTTTTCAATGATTGCGTAGTTCCTGTTGAAAATATGTTGAGTGAGAGAGGAAATGGATTTAAGATCGCTGTAAATATTCTGAATCTCGGAAGGGTGAAACTTGCCGGTGCTGCTATAGGCGGATCAAAACGTGTAAGTACCCTTGCAATCGGATATGCAAACGAACGTCAGCAATTTGGGCGACCAATTGCTAAGTATGGAGCTATCCGTTTTAAACTGGCTGAGCAGGCAATCCGGATCTTTGCATGTGAATCTGCAATTTTTCGATGCTCACAAAATATCGAAGATGCAATTAATGATCTGATCGCAGGTGGTATGGAAGAAGGTCGCGCCAAGTTAAAAGGCGTTGAACAATTTGCTGTTGAAGCCGCCATTTTAAAAGTTCATGGTAGTGAAGTTTTGGATTATGTAGTGGATGAAGGTGTTCAGGTTTATGGAGGAATGGGTTACAGTTCAGAAGGACCTATGGACCGTTCGTATCGTGATTCAAGGATCAACAGGATCTTTGAAGGAACCAATGAGATCAACAGAATGCTCATCGTAGATATGATGCTCAAGCGTGCAATGAAAGGTGAGCTCGATCTGCTGGGTCCTGCAACAGCAGTTGCGAATGAATTAATGTCAATACCTGATTTTGGTTCAGGTACCGGAGAGCTTTTCGAAGAAGAAAAAAAATATATCGCTAATTTCAAAAAAGCCGTTCTTCTTGTTGCCGGTGCAGCAGTTCAGAAACTTATGATGGAACTTGCAAAAGAACAGGAAGTCCTCATGAATATCGCTGATATGATGATCGAATTATATGTTTGTGAATCGATCCAGTTACGCGTTGAAAAATTAGTAGGCATTAAAGGAGCAGATGCCTGCAAAGAACAAATCGAAATGATGCGGGTTTATATCAACGATGCATCAGATAAGATCAACAAATCAGGAAAAGATGCTATTGCTTCTTTCGCAGAAGGCGATGAGCAAAGAATGATCTTAATGGGATTAAAACGATTTGCAAAAGTAGCACCACTAAATGTTCGCGACTCCCGCAGATTAATAGCAGCAAAATTGTTGACGGAGAATAAATACTGTTTTTGATTTGTCCGCTGTCAGACGAAATTAGGTCAAAGGTCAAGGGTCAAAGGTTAAAAGGTGAATTAGCACCATTACCTTTGACCCTTGACCTTTGACCTGATTCACACTTTCCACTATGAAAAACCTTGAATACTGAGGCACACTTTTTCACTTCTTCCGGAAAGAAAATTAACTTTTACTCTCAAAACACGGTAAAAATGACCTTTTCTTAACGATTTTCCAACCCAAAATTAATGTGATTTTACTTGAAAAGAACTAACTTTGCCAATAACTTTCTCCACAAGTGCTGAAAAAACTACTATTTATACTTTTTTTGATATCATGCAGCAGTAGCGATTTTTTGCACGCTCAATATTATGAGAAAGCATACGGCGAACGGAATGACCGGGAAGGTGTGTATTTCCAATCTGTTTCAAATGGGTATATTATTGCAGGTACTGCACTTGATACAACTTACAATACCCGTGGATATTATATCTTAAAGATTGATAAGAGAGGTCAAAAGGTTTGGGAGAAGCAATATTCAGATGCATTCAGTGCCTATACATATGGACTTACTGTTCTTGATAATGGAAACATTGCTATTGTAGGTACACACGCAGGTATTTTTTATACTGCACTTGCCGAAGTTTTACTGCTCGATTCAATGGGTAATTTTCTGGGTTCTCAGACTTATCCACCATTGGATGGATGGGGAACAAGTGGAGTAGGCATTGTGAAGACTGATGACTCGTCTGCTGCAATTACAATTTACACAGATGGTTTTATCTCTACAAATTACTATAGTATCTACCGGTTGAATCAGGATCTTTCTCCACGATGGACTGAATTCGTTGGTTATGATGGATCGCTGGTAAATAATCACAGCATGATAAAAAGTGCGACAGATGATTTTTTCTCACTCGGGTATTATGACATGTACGTTTATGGTCCGCAGTTACAATTTCAGGTATCAAACATTCGTAAATTTGATGCAAGTGGAAATCTGCAAATAGATTCACTTTATGATTTTCAAATACAGACAGTATCAATTTCTCCGACAAATGACGGCGGGTGTATTGTAGCAGGGAATCATGACAACAGCGGACAAACAGATATTTTTCTCATCAAACTGGATGCAAATGGTGAAGTTAACTGGACGAGTGAATTTGGTTCTGCTTTGAATGAAAACACAGTTCAGGCAATGCAGACCGTTGATGGTGGTTATGCTGTTATAGCTACAGTGCCAGATCTGATCTTGTTAAATCAGCATGATATTGTTTTTATTCGTTGCGATGCCAATGGCGATAGTATTTCGAGTAAACAAATGGGATCCACTCTTAATGAAACTGCTTTACATCTGGAACAAACGCCTGATAGTAATTTTGCTATACTTGGAACAACAACAGGTTACGGACCTAACAGGATCTATTTTGCCATTGTTGATTCTTTGGGAAATACTCCATCTGAATATACCATTTCCGGAACAGGAAGATATTTTTGTGAAGGAGATTCACTTACTCTTACCATAAATCCATTACCGGATCCGTCTGTGCGTATTAGCTGGTCTTGCGGTGATACTCTTCCTCAGATCTCAGTAAGAACTACCGGAAGTTTCTTTGCTACTCTTACCGATACGTCAGGAAATGTTACTGAAACAAATATTTATTCTTGTTTTTTTGCAGAAACGCCACAAGTTTCTATCGGATCTGATACCATGGGTATATGTGAGTCAGCGGAACTCTTGAACTCATTCCAGGCTGATTTTACAATACAATATCAATGGTACTTGAATGATACACTTATTCCGGGAGCAACTTCTGAAAACTATAAACCTACCGGAAATGGAAAGTATATGCTGATTGCAACAAACTATTGTACTGCTGACACTGACATAGTTTTTATAGATTCAATTTATTCTAATCCGCCTGTTCCAATTCTTGTTTCACCTTCTATCGATTATGTTTGTGCGGGTGATAGTTTAAGAATTTCGGTTGATGTTGATTCAACAACTTTGTTACAATGGTATGGTGCCGATGATTTTAATTGGTATGTGATAAATGGCGAAGTTGATTCAGTTTTTTATGCTACCTACGATGGAGTCTTTTTGGTCAGTGTTACTGATGTAAATGGTTGTGTAAATTATTCTGATCCTAAACCTGTTGCATTTGATAATATTCCTGCTTTGGTCAATTCTAATGGACCTCCGGCTTTTTGTCAGGGTGGCGAAGTAGAGCTTTCAACTGAACCTGGTAGTAATTTCTTATGGTCAACTGGAGATACAACTTCATTGTTAACAGTGAATACAGCAGGAAATTATTTTGTAAGCTATATTAATCAGTATGGTTGTCAGAAGAACACAGATACTATTTCTATAACCATTCTGCCAAGTCCTTTCGTTACGATAGGTCCGGATACAACGGTATGTAACGATGATATCTATGTTCTCGATGCAGGTCCGGGTTTCAATAATTATTTATGGAGTATGGGAACTGTTTCCCAATCGATCTTCTTAATTTCACATGGCATCGGTATAGATACACAGGAAGTTTTTGTTTTCGTAACCGATACCAATGGATGCACAAGCAGCGATACTGCACAGGTAATCTTTGATATTTGCATTAGTGTTGATCAGGTGATATCCGATGAAAATATTTATTTGTACCCTTCCATTTTACATTCCGGAGAAACTATCAGTGTTCATTCTGACCGATCTGAAAATACTTTCTGGTTATATGATATGACAGGGAAATTAATTTACCGTAAAGACTTTGAGAACAGTTTGAATGAAGTTCTCCAATTCCCTCAAGGATTCTATGTCTATCGGATTCAAACCAAGGACAACCGATTTAAGGTTGGAAAGATGATTATTCAGTGAAAAATGTACCTGTGCTTTTAGGCTAATATGATTTTCCTTGAATTTATTACCTTTTTACTGCATAACTGTGTAAGTTCATTCCCATTTTTCTTGGAGTTCTTCTGAAATTAGTAGTAACTTTGGTGAAATGAAATTTCTGAAAAAATCCTTCGTGGTATTTATTGCAATGCTGTTGCTGGTTTCATGCAGTGGGGTATTTGTAATGATCCATACTTGCATGGGTTCTAAGAAAACAGAAGTTACATTTTCTGATAATCATAAATGTTGTAGCAAAAAAAAGAAGTCAGTAAATTCCTGCAATATTGAAAGAAAGTGTTGTAATGTAGATTATCAGTATCATAAGTTAAGTGTAGTTTCACTTCCGGCGGATGACCAAATAACTCCGGATCTTTTCATATCCGAAACATCGCTGATCAATTTTAGTTTTAATACGAATGAACATTCAGTAAAACAAATTGATCATTCTCCGCCTTTATTAGTACAGGATTTTTCTATTGAATTTCGTCAGCTCTTGATTTGAGATTGTCCATTTTTTAATTTTTTATTGTTTAATGATTTTACTGAAAAACTTCGTGTTTTCATTCAGGAAATCAGATTATATAAAATTTAATTTATAAAAAAATGAAATTCAAAATAATTGTATTTGTTTTTCTTCTGTTTTCATACGCAAATAATGTGACTGCCCACAACCTCATACGAGGCAATGTTAGTGAAGCAGGAGAGAAGAAACTTCCGGTTGCCGGAGCAGGAATTTATTTTCCGGGCTTAAATGCAGGCACTGTTACAGATTCAGCCGGAAATTTTGTAATAGACGTGCATGCTAATCTTCCATTCAAAATGGTTGTGAGCATGATTGGATTTAAACCGGATACACTGTTAATTACAGATATCAGTTTTAAAACGATTTCTCTTTCTAAGAATAAAGAATTAAAGGAAGTTGAAATAAGTGCAAAACGGGAAGATTTGATGATCTCAACAATGCAACCGATCAACACTCAAAAAATAACGGAAGGTGAATTACTCAAAGCAGCATGTTGCAATTTGTCTGAAGCATTTGAAACCAATCCCACTATCAATGTTGCATATAAAGACGCAGTTACAGGAGCAAAAGAAATACAACTCCTGGGTTTATCCGGAATCTATTCCCAGCTTTTAACTGAGAATATTCCAAACATGCAAAGTATAGCAGGAATATATGGACTAACTTTCATTCCCGGTCCATGGATGGAATCCATTCAGCTTACAAAAGGAAGTGGTTCAGTTTTGAATGGCTATGAATCAACAACAGGATTGATAAACGTGGAATTCAAAAAACCTTTAGAAAAATCCACACCGAAATTCTATCTCAATTTATTCTCCGATGAAAAAGCAGCAATGGAGATAAATACTTTTTACAAGAAAAAAGTAAGTTCAAAAGTAAGCACAATGTTATTAGCACATGGCCGCTATATGAATACTGCTGATGACATGAATGACGATGGATTTATGGATATGCCAAAAGGCAAGCAGATCAACTTGTATAACAGATGGCAATTGCAAGTCGGACGAAGAGTTGAAATGCAAGTAGGAGTGAAATTCCTGGCAGATTATCTCAACGGTGGACAACTCGATGCAACTGAAAGTCATGTTCATGTTGTAAATCCTGGACAACTGTACCTAACTAAAGTAGATACCAAGCGGGGCGAGGCTTATGCAAAATTAGGAATTGTTTATCCTAAGCGACCTCAGATGAGCATTGGAAATATTGCCCAGTTCGTTTATCATGACATGAATTCTAATTTTGGTTTAAAGACTTACGATGCAACTAACCGGTCTTTCTTTTATCAGGGAATATTTCAGAATTATTTTATAAAAGAAAAACATCAGTATAAAGTTGGATTCACCTATAAGATGAATGAAGTGAATCAGTTTTATTTGGGTGATAATTTTGAGATCATAGAAAATATTCCGGGCGTCTTCTTTGAGTATACTTACAGTACTCTCAATAAATTCACCATGATTCTTGGAGCAAGGAAGATTATCATTTTGAAGATGACTGGGTGCTTACTCCCCGTATCCACTTGAAATATAATTTCACTGATAATTCTGTACTACGACTCAGCGCAGGAAGCAGCTACCGTAGACCATATTTTATTGCTGATCATATTTCAATTCTGGCAACCTCCAGGACCATTGTCCTGAATGATAAAACCAAAGCTGAAAGAGCATGGAATTATGGCTTAAATTTTACACAGAAGTTTGTAATGAACGAAAAAGATTATTCGTTTTCATTCGATGCTTACCGGACAGACTTTTCACAGCAACTTGTGATGGATGTCTATTCGGATTCAACACAGATCAGTTTTTATAATCTGGAAGGAGAATCTTATAGCAATAGTCTTCAGGGAGCATTCACAGCAGAATTAATAGAGAATCTTGAACTTCGTCTTGCATATAAATTTGATGATGTCAGATCTACTTACAGAGGTGTATTACGTGAAGTACCTTTAGTTACCAGAAGCAGGGGCCTTATGAATTTGTCTTATGAATTAAAACAGCGCCATTGGAAGTTTAACTACACACTTGTTTACGAAGGACAGAAAGCATTACAATTTGTTTACTTACCTGAGAATGGAAACAGAGATACCCGCTCTCCGGATTTCTTTACAATGAATTTCCAGGCAACAAAAGAATTCAAAAGATTTGAGATCTATGGTGGTGCAGAGAATTTATTGGATTTTAGACAGAAAGTTCCAATTATAAACTCAACTGATCCTTTTGGTGATAAATTTGATGCAACAAATATCTGGGGACCGATTGCAGGGAGAAGAGTTTATTTAGGATTGAGGTTTTCTATACGATAGTTTTTTAAAAGTGAAAAGTGAAAAGTGAAAAGTGAAAAGTGGCGCTTGGCAGCATTCAGGATAATTGTCAAGGCTGCGGAGAATAATTGAAGAAAAATAAAAATAGAATAAAAAATGAAAAAACTCCTTATACTACTTGCTTTTATCATTTCGACAAATGTAAAAGCTCAAACTGATTCTCTCAGTATAAAAACATCAGCCGTTTGTGAAACTTGTAAAGAGACCATTGAGCGCGATCTATCTTTTGTGAAAGGAATTATCAGCTCGTCGCTTGATTTGAAAACTCATCAGCTTTCGGTTGTATATGATTCAAAAAAAATTGATGCGGATAAGATCAGAAACGAAGTTGCGAAAATCGGTTACAATGCGGATTCAGTTAAAGCCGATCCGAAAGCCTTCAAGCGACTTCCGGAGTGTTGTAAAAAACCTCATAACGAATAAAGACTGATTATTTGCCAAATACTTTTTCGCCGTTTAAATAAGTAGCAACGACTTTAGTATTTGGTATTTCTTTCTCATCAATCTTCATGATATCCTGATCAAGGATCACAAGGTCTGCAAATTTGCCTTCCTCAAGTGATACTTTTTCTTCTTCTTCGAAATTAGCGTAGGCCGCCATGATCGTCATGGCTCTGAGAGCATCTTTTCTTTTTATTCTTTCTTCAAACAAAAATCCGCCGTCAGGAAAATCTTTCAGATCGCGTCTGTAAACGGCAGCATAAAATGTATTCAATGGATTTATTGCTTCTACAGGGAAGTCTGTACCAAAGGCCATCATACCCATCGCTTCATCTTTCAATGATTTGTAAGCATACGCATATGGCATTCTTTCTTTTCCAATTCTTTCTTCTACCCAATACATATCGCTTGTTGCATGCGTAGGCTGAACAGAAGGAATGATATTACTGGAAGCAAATAGTTTTCTGTCCTTCTCATCAACGATCTGACAATGTTCTATCCGCCATCTTTTATTATTCTCAGGGCTCAGATGGTCTTTGTAAATATTCAGTACAACTTTATTTGCTGAATCACCAATTGCATGTGTGCAAATTTGAAACCCATTTTCGAGAGCTTCATCAGCTAGATCAGACATATACTTTTCTGAATAAAGCATAAAACCATAATGACCTTTCTGATCTGAGTATTCCTGCTTCATACATGCTCCACGAGACCCAAGTGCACCATCTGCATATATTTTAATTGACCTCACATTCATTCTGTCACTTTTGTATGGACCATGCTCAATGAAATGTTTGATGGAAGCAGGGTCATTTGAGATCATTGCATAGATCCGCATTTTCAGCTTTCCTGATTTTTGCATATTGTGCAATGCAATGATGGTGTCTTTTCCAAGACCGGCATCGTCAACCGTAGTTAGTCCTACGGCAAAACAATTCTCCTGAGCTTTCATAATTGATTCCTCAATGAGCTGATCTGAGAAAGGCGGAATTTTATTTCTCACTTGTTCAATGGCATTATCGATCAATAGTCCGGTAAGTTTTCCGTTAGCCTGTAGATATTCACCTCCTGTTACTTTTGAATCAATAGTTATTCCGGCTAGTTTTAATGCAGCTGAGTTACAAAGAGCAGCATGACCATCAATGCGCATTAGAAAAACAGGTTTGTCAGGAAACAAACTGTCGAGCTTTTCATTTGTCGGATATTCTTTTACTTCCCAATCGTTTTGATCCCAACCACGACCTAATTCCCATGAAAATTTATTCGTTGCAGAATATTCCTGCATCCTGACAATAATTTCATCAAATGAATTTGTTCCATAGAGATCGCATTTTAAAAGATCAGTTCCGTAACCGTAAAAATGACAATGTGCATCAATAAATCCCGGATAAACCGCTTTGCCATCAAGGTCTATTTTTTCTTTTGTCGTATACTCTTCTAATAAATCAGCAGTCGAGCCAATTGCAACAATTTTCCCGTTTTTAATAGCAATTGCTTCGACAACTGAAAATCCATTGTCAACAGTATAAATTTTTCCATTATAAAGGATCGTATCTGCTTTTTTTTCAATGTGGCAGGATGTCAGGACGGTAATAATCAAGAAAAGCGCCGTCGAAAGTGATAAATTTTTCATAGTTTAATTTGTTCTGAGTGCAAAGTAAATAATATCTTCGTAAGTAAATAAATCCCTATATATGATCCATGACAATCTAATTGAATTGAAATACCCGATAGGTAAATTTGCTGATCCGGGAATACCTACATCAGATCAGATCAAGAATTACATTGAGTTCTTCATCTAATGATTTTGAAAGAACATATTTTCATCCTGAAAGCCAGAAGGAATTCAAATTATATACTGCTACTGCATTGTATGCCTGGCATGGAAAGCATCACCTTGGACATTTAAGAATAATTAACAATCAGTTTAAAGCAAGATGAAGAAACTTCTCTTATTTGCAATTCTATGCTTAAGTCTCCCGGCATTTGCTCAGGAGAAAGATGCTGAATCGAAAATGAAACAGTATTTTTTGGTTATACTGACAAAAGGACCAAACCGAACGCAGGATTCTACTACTGCCAGTCAAATTCAGGCGGCTCATATGAAAAATATCGGCAAGCTCTATGAAGAAGGTAAGTTAGATCTGGCAGGGCCATTTATGGATGATGGCGACTGGCGTGGAGTTTTTGTATTCAATGTTCCTACTCAGGAGGAGGTTGAAAAATTACTTCAGACAGATGCTGCTATCAGTTCAGGTAGATTGAGTTATATCATCCATCCATGGTATTCGCAAAAAGGGGCAATGTTACGGTAAGCATGGACAATGAAGAAAAACCTCCTAAATTAAGTTCCGGACCGCTGATTCTTGTACTGGCGGCTGTAATTGTTGCTGTTTTTGTTATAGAATGGTTAATTGAATTGGTATGGAAATGAAGATGAATTACCTTTGAAAATAGTATTTATAACTGTTGTTTCATAGTTGAAAAAATACGGAGTGCAGGTTAAAATAGGAATAACTTTTTAGCGTTATTTAATGTATAAATCAATCCCGGAAGTTAGCGGGTTCAAATCAAACAAACATGTTAAGTAAATTAAAGGCCTGGATCGGTCGCCGGAAAAAATTTCTGATCGTTTCTGCCATTGCCGGCGGGTCATTTCTGTCATATAGTTTTGTAGAAGATTATTATTTTGAAGTCGGAAAAAATCTCGACATCTACACAACACTTTTTCGTGATGTAAATATTTATTATGTCGACAGCATTCAGCCCGGAGAACTAATGAAGAAAGGCATCGATGCAATGCTAAGCACATTGGATCCGTATACTGTTTACATTCCCGAAAGTGAGATAGAAGATTACAAGATGACTCACATCTCTGCAGAGTATGGCGGAATTGGTGCATTGGTCCATCAGAGAAATGGAGAAATAGAGATCAGCGAAGTTTATGACGGATTTCCGGCGCAGAAAAATGATGTTCGTATAGGCGATAAAATTATTTCGGTAAATGGAAATACTGCTACCAACCGGACAGTTGATAATATAACAGAATATATGAAAGGGCAGAAGGGGACTTCTGTAAAAATTGTTTTTAAGCGTGATGGTGTTGCCGAACCAATTGAGAAAACAATTGTACGCGATGAGATCAAGTTCAAGAACGTTCCGTATTTTGGAATGGTAGGCGAGAATACCGGTTACATAAAACTTTCACAGTTTCTTGAAAATTCTGCTGCTGAGGTTAGAGATGCATTAGTAACCCTCAAGCAGAATCCCAAAATGACAAACGTTATCCTCGATCTGCGGGGTAATGGTGGAGGATTGCTCAGAGAAGCAGTTGACATTGTAAATCTTTTTGTAGATAAGAATCAAAAGATCGTTTCTCAGAAGGGAAAAGTGAAGGATATGAATATCGATTATTTTGCAAGTAAGACTGCAGTCGATACTGAAATTCCATTGGCAGTATTGGTTGACCGCGGTTCTGCTTCTGCTTC
Proteins encoded in this region:
- a CDS encoding acetyl-CoA C-acyltransferase; translated protein: MNAYIIAAHRTAVGKAPKGVFKNTRPDDLAVAVIKHLLTVVPQLDKEQIDDVIVGNATPEAEQGLNIGRMISLMGLDTVKVPGMTVNRYCASGLETIAIASAKIHAGMADCIIAGGVECMSPIPFGGWKIVPNLKYVQEKPDYYWGMGLTAEAVAKEYKVSREDQDKFGLESNMKAVAAIKDGKFKDEIVPFNVQEIYLDEKEKRKVREFIVDTDEGPRGDSTLEKMATLKPVFDARGSVTAGNSSQTSDGAAFVIIVSERMLKQLNVKPIARLVDYAVAGVEPRVMGIGPIEAIPKVLKHAGMKLKDIQLIELNEAFASQSLAVMRTLEIDQSIVNVNGGAIALGHPLGCSGAKLSVQLFNEMRRRKQKYGLVTMCVGTGQGAAGIYELL
- a CDS encoding acyl-CoA dehydrogenase family protein, translated to MLDTKKSTKGGEFLIKETLAGDVFIPEQWTEEQLMIAQTCQDFLEAEVYPNLDRIDAQEEGLMQSILDKAGELGLLGISIPEQYGGFGKDFTTGMLATEVLGAGHSFSVAYAAHTGIGTLPILYYGNEAQKSKYIPKLSSGEWKAAYCLTEPSSGSDANSGKTKAVLSADGKNYIINGQKMWITNGGFADVYIVFAKIDSDENLSAFIVEKKFPGITLNPEEHKMGIKGSSTRQVFFNDCVVPVENMLSERGNGFKIAVNILNLGRVKLAGAAIGGSKRVSTLAIGYANERQQFGRPIAKYGAIRFKLAEQAIRIFACESAIFRCSQNIEDAINDLIAGGMEEGRAKLKGVEQFAVEAAILKVHGSEVLDYVVDEGVQVYGGMGYSSEGPMDRSYRDSRINRIFEGTNEINRMLIVDMMLKRAMKGELDLLGPATAVANELMSIPDFGSGTGELFEEEKKYIANFKKAVLLVAGAAVQKLMMELAKEQEVLMNIADMMIELYVCESIQLRVEKLVGIKGADACKEQIEMMRVYINDASDKINKSGKDAIASFAEGDEQRMILMGLKRFAKVAPLNVRDSRRLIAAKLLTENKYCF
- a CDS encoding T9SS type A sorting domain-containing protein, encoding MLKKLLFILFLISCSSSDFLHAQYYEKAYGERNDREGVYFQSVSNGYIIAGTALDTTYNTRGYYILKIDKRGQKVWEKQYSDAFSAYTYGLTVLDNGNIAIVGTHAGIFYTALAEVLLLDSMGNFLGSQTYPPLDGWGTSGVGIVKTDDSSAAITIYTDGFISTNYYSIYRLNQDLSPRWTEFVGYDGSLVNNHSMIKSATDDFFSLGYYDMYVYGPQLQFQVSNIRKFDASGNLQIDSLYDFQIQTVSISPTNDGGCIVAGNHDNSGQTDIFLIKLDANGEVNWTSEFGSALNENTVQAMQTVDGGYAVIATVPDLILLNQHDIVFIRCDANGDSISSKQMGSTLNETALHLEQTPDSNFAILGTTTGYGPNRIYFAIVDSLGNTPSEYTISGTGRYFCEGDSLTLTINPLPDPSVRISWSCGDTLPQISVRTTGSFFATLTDTSGNVTETNIYSCFFAETPQVSIGSDTMGICESAELLNSFQADFTIQYQWYLNDTLIPGATSENYKPTGNGKYMLIATNYCTADTDIVFIDSIYSNPPVPILVSPSIDYVCAGDSLRISVDVDSTTLLQWYGADDFNWYVINGEVDSVFYATYDGVFLVSVTDVNGCVNYSDPKPVAFDNIPALVNSNGPPAFCQGGEVELSTEPGSNFLWSTGDTTSLLTVNTAGNYFVSYINQYGCQKNTDTISITILPSPFVTIGPDTTVCNDDIYVLDAGPGFNNYLWSMGTVSQSIFLISHGIGIDTQEVFVFVTDTNGCTSSDTAQVIFDICISVDQVISDENIYLYPSILHSGETISVHSDRSENTFWLYDMTGKLIYRKDFENSLNEVLQFPQGFYVYRIQTKDNRFKVGKMIIQ
- a CDS encoding carboxypeptidase-like regulatory domain-containing protein, translated to MKFKIIVFVFLLFSYANNVTAHNLIRGNVSEAGEKKLPVAGAGIYFPGLNAGTVTDSAGNFVIDVHANLPFKMVVSMIGFKPDTLLITDISFKTISLSKNKELKEVEISAKREDLMISTMQPINTQKITEGELLKAACCNLSEAFETNPTINVAYKDAVTGAKEIQLLGLSGIYSQLLTENIPNMQSIAGIYGLTFIPGPWMESIQLTKGSGSVLNGYESTTGLINVEFKKPLEKSTPKFYLNLFSDEKAAMEINTFYKKKVSSKVSTMLLAHGRYMNTADDMNDDGFMDMPKGKQINLYNRWQLQVGRRVEMQVGVKFLADYLNGGQLDATESHVHVVNPGQLYLTKVDTKRGEAYAKLGIVYPKRPQMSIGNIAQFVYHDMNSNFGLKTYDATNRSFFYQGIFQNYFIKEKHQYKVGFTYKMNEVNQFYLGDNFEIIENIPGVFFEYTYSTLNKFTMILGARKIIILKMTGCLLPVST
- a CDS encoding TonB-dependent receptor produces the protein MKYNFTDNSVLRLSAGSSYRRPYFIADHISILATSRTIVLNDKTKAERAWNYGLNFTQKFVMNEKDYSFSFDAYRTDFSQQLVMDVYSDSTQISFYNLEGESYSNSLQGAFTAELIENLELRLAYKFDDVRSTYRGVLREVPLVTRSRGLMNLSYELKQRHWKFNYTLVYEGQKALQFVYLPENGNRDTRSPDFFTMNFQATKEFKRFEIYGGAENLLDFRQKVPIINSTDPFGDKFDATNIWGPIAGRRVYLGLRFSIR
- a CDS encoding heavy-metal-associated domain-containing protein is translated as MKKLLILLAFIISTNVKAQTDSLSIKTSAVCETCKETIERDLSFVKGIISSSLDLKTHQLSVVYDSKKIDADKIRNEVAKIGYNADSVKADPKAFKRLPECCKKPHNE